One genomic window of Meles meles chromosome 3, mMelMel3.1 paternal haplotype, whole genome shotgun sequence includes the following:
- the LOC123938472 gene encoding cytochrome c oxidase subunit 7C, mitochondrial: protein MLGQSIRRFTTSVVRRSHYEEGPGKNLPFSVENKWRLLVMMTLYFGSGFAAPFFIVRHQLLKK, encoded by the exons ATGTTGGGACAGAGCATCCGGAGGTTCACAACCTCTGTGGTCCGTAGGAGCCACTATGAGGAGGGCCCAGGGAAG AATTTGCCATTTTCAGTGGAAAACAAGTGGCGATTACTAGTTATGATGACTTTGTACTTTGGATCTGGATTTGCTGCACCTTTTTTTATAGTAAGACATCAACTGCTTAAGAAGTAA